One Syntrophaceae bacterium DNA window includes the following coding sequences:
- a CDS encoding MarR family transcriptional regulator, with the protein MAPPYEDCILFLLSKAYQKAHGKFKKRLQPYGLTPPQSLVILALHEGEGVSAGELARRLTLDYATLSGLLDRLAEAGWIVKEIADDDRRTLRISLTDKAREAAGELIRARDGANDEIMDCLRPEERLLLKRMLRDLQA; encoded by the coding sequence ATGGCACCCCCGTACGAAGACTGCATCCTGTTCCTCCTGTCCAAGGCCTACCAGAAGGCCCATGGAAAATTCAAGAAGCGGCTGCAGCCGTACGGCCTGACACCGCCACAGAGCCTGGTGATCCTGGCCCTGCACGAGGGCGAGGGGGTCTCTGCGGGGGAGCTGGCCCGGCGCCTGACTCTCGATTATGCAACGCTGTCGGGGCTCCTGGACCGACTGGCGGAGGCCGGCTGGATCGTGAAGGAGATCGCCGACGACGACCGGCGGACCCTCCGGATCTCCCTCACGGACAAGGCAAGGGAAGCCGCCGGTGAACTCATCCGGGCCAGGGACGGCGCCAACGACGAAATCATGGATTGCCTGCGGCCGGAGGAGCGCCTGCTCCTGAAGCGCATGCTCCGGGATCTCCAGGCGTAA
- a CDS encoding branched-chain amino acid ABC transporter permease — MDILLQSVVNGILAGCIYALFAMGLTLIYGVLNFVNFAHGELIMWGAYFLYLFVSEPFSLPLWVAVAPALLCTVCLGMAMDFAVFRPLRKADRLTLLIAAMGLSFLLRNAAQFFWGAEVRTYGLEITRGFRFLGLSLTANQILIIGVTVICVIGVYLLFFRTSLGKSMRAVSDNLDLARVVGINARWSIRAAWVVSALLAGTGGILMALDTNLNPEMGVINLVKAFAATLIGGVGNLWGALLGGLLIGLAENLSVLVISPGYKDAVAFAIMVGILLTRPYIVTGKRMD, encoded by the coding sequence ATGGACATTCTCCTTCAATCCGTCGTCAACGGCATCCTCGCCGGTTGCATCTATGCCCTCTTCGCCATGGGGCTGACCCTGATCTATGGGGTCCTCAACTTCGTCAACTTCGCCCACGGCGAGCTGATCATGTGGGGGGCCTACTTCCTCTATCTCTTTGTCTCGGAGCCCTTCTCCCTGCCTCTCTGGGTCGCCGTTGCGCCGGCGCTGCTCTGCACCGTCTGCCTGGGGATGGCCATGGACTTCGCCGTTTTCCGGCCCCTCCGGAAGGCGGACCGCCTGACGCTTCTCATCGCCGCCATGGGCCTCTCGTTTCTCCTCCGGAACGCCGCCCAGTTCTTCTGGGGGGCCGAGGTGCGGACCTACGGCCTCGAGATCACCCGGGGATTCCGGTTTCTCGGGCTGAGCCTGACGGCAAACCAGATCCTGATCATCGGGGTTACGGTGATCTGCGTGATCGGGGTCTACCTTCTGTTCTTCCGGACCAGCCTGGGTAAATCCATGCGGGCCGTCTCGGACAACCTGGACCTGGCCCGGGTGGTCGGGATCAACGCCCGCTGGTCCATCCGGGCGGCCTGGGTCGTCTCGGCGCTCCTCGCCGGAACGGGAGGGATTCTTATGGCCCTGGATACGAACCTCAACCCCGAGATGGGCGTCATCAACCTCGTCAAGGCCTTCGCCGCCACCCTGATCGGCGGCGTCGGGAACCTCTGGGGGGCGCTCCTGGGGGGGCTCCTCATCGGCCTGGCGGAGAACCTGAGCGTACTCGTCATCTCCCCGGGCTACAAGGACGCCGTGGCTTTCGCGATCATGGTGGGAATTCTGCTGACACGACCGTACATCGTCACGGGAAAGAGGATGGATTGA
- a CDS encoding ABC transporter substrate-binding protein — translation MSKFKALFAIVLLVLFVASPVRAAQDTIRIGAAFALTGSIAVYGEGFRKCVDLAVDEINAKGGIKGKKIQIVYEDNKSTPKDCVTAVRKLITVDKVPVLFGPAGSSNFMAAAPVAQESKAVMVSAQGTAEKLTQAGPFIFRIIPSNAKQGQRLAKLAFDMGYKKLPVMYVNNDWGLDLKDGFVESFKKMGGVVTDIIPFDEKKTDYRTELLRVNRGNPAAIVNLTYINEGAVQFKQAYEMGIKTQWLCGSAARAPKMVELAGKAAEGVIGTYPSVPQDTKQYKAFKDAYRKKYGDDKIPIFGDYNYDMVYLVAKAIEKGGYTAEGIRKALPAVAKGYKGVTGDKTFDAKRGMLNADMGLWTVKDGKIIDYKK, via the coding sequence ATGTCGAAATTCAAAGCGCTTTTTGCAATCGTGCTCCTGGTACTGTTCGTCGCCTCGCCCGTCCGGGCCGCCCAGGATACGATCCGGATCGGTGCCGCCTTCGCCCTCACCGGAAGCATCGCCGTCTATGGCGAAGGATTCAGGAAATGCGTGGATCTGGCGGTGGACGAGATCAATGCCAAGGGAGGAATCAAGGGCAAGAAGATCCAGATCGTCTACGAGGACAACAAGAGTACGCCCAAGGACTGCGTGACGGCGGTCCGGAAGCTCATTACCGTCGACAAGGTGCCCGTCCTCTTCGGACCCGCCGGGAGTTCCAACTTCATGGCGGCGGCGCCGGTGGCCCAGGAGAGCAAGGCGGTCATGGTCTCCGCCCAGGGAACGGCGGAGAAGCTGACCCAGGCCGGGCCGTTCATCTTCCGCATCATCCCGTCCAACGCGAAGCAGGGACAGCGGCTGGCGAAACTGGCCTTCGACATGGGCTACAAGAAGCTGCCCGTCATGTACGTCAACAACGACTGGGGCCTGGACCTGAAGGACGGGTTTGTGGAGAGCTTTAAAAAGATGGGCGGCGTCGTGACGGACATCATTCCCTTCGACGAGAAGAAAACGGACTACCGGACGGAGCTGCTCCGGGTGAACAGGGGAAACCCCGCCGCCATCGTCAACCTGACCTACATCAACGAGGGGGCCGTCCAGTTCAAGCAGGCCTATGAGATGGGCATCAAGACCCAGTGGCTATGCGGCTCTGCAGCCCGGGCCCCGAAGATGGTGGAACTGGCCGGCAAGGCCGCCGAGGGGGTCATCGGGACCTATCCCTCCGTTCCCCAGGATACGAAGCAGTACAAGGCCTTCAAGGACGCCTACAGGAAGAAGTACGGCGACGATAAGATCCCCATCTTCGGCGATTACAACTATGACATGGTGTACCTCGTCGCGAAGGCCATCGAGAAGGGCGGCTACACCGCCGAGGGCATCCGGAAAGCCTTGCCCGCCGTAGCCAAGGGCTACAAGGGCGTCACGGGAGACAAGACCTTCGACGCGAAGCGGGGCATGCTGAACGCCGACATGGGACTCTGGACCGTCAAGGACGGCAAGATCATCGACTACAAGAAATAA
- a CDS encoding epoxyqueuosine reductase yields MKEKMSRFVMDYVMKDGACAAGVVTVETLRGGPPSTDLSYVLPEAKSAVSFAVPLDASLIEPFLSKKDRLSHERDNFRTNNQAGGIALGLAKNLSQKGFPSVPVAPNEVYRADTGRGAIDMHPDVSLRYLAVRSGVGAFGLSGNVLHPERGAAVILGAVVTTLELLPTEPLAPEKNYCDRCRLCQALCASGMMDPDEETTITLGGHAFTYAKRRNYLRCEYVCGGFTGLHPSGKWSTWSPGRLPVPEKDDDYLPAIVTAMKKYGRWPRIAGGHYHLLMRDPLYLTCGHCQIACHPDKEVRKRRHRIVVESGCVVQNRDGSLEALAPERARERLAEMPAEVRGLYEDAGR; encoded by the coding sequence ATGAAAGAGAAGATGAGCCGCTTCGTGATGGACTATGTGATGAAGGACGGGGCCTGCGCTGCCGGCGTCGTGACGGTCGAAACTCTCCGTGGAGGCCCCCCCTCGACGGACCTCTCCTACGTGCTGCCGGAGGCGAAGTCCGCCGTGTCCTTCGCGGTTCCCCTGGACGCGTCCCTCATCGAGCCGTTCCTGAGCAAAAAGGATCGCCTGTCCCACGAGCGGGACAACTTCCGGACGAACAACCAGGCGGGCGGCATCGCCCTGGGCCTGGCGAAAAACCTGTCCCAGAAGGGCTTCCCCTCCGTCCCCGTGGCGCCCAACGAGGTCTATCGGGCCGATACGGGGCGCGGTGCCATCGACATGCACCCCGACGTATCGCTCCGCTACCTCGCGGTCCGCTCCGGCGTCGGCGCCTTTGGCCTCTCCGGGAACGTGCTGCATCCCGAACGCGGTGCCGCCGTCATCCTCGGCGCCGTCGTCACCACGCTGGAACTCCTGCCCACGGAGCCCCTGGCGCCGGAGAAGAACTACTGCGACCGCTGCCGCCTCTGCCAGGCCCTGTGCGCATCCGGCATGATGGACCCGGACGAGGAGACGACGATCACCCTGGGCGGACACGCTTTCACCTACGCGAAGCGCCGCAACTACTTGCGCTGCGAGTATGTCTGCGGAGGTTTCACGGGACTCCACCCTTCGGGAAAGTGGTCCACCTGGTCCCCCGGGCGGCTCCCCGTCCCGGAGAAAGACGACGACTATCTGCCCGCCATCGTGACCGCCATGAAGAAATACGGGCGCTGGCCGCGGATTGCCGGCGGCCACTATCACCTTCTCATGCGCGATCCCCTGTACCTGACCTGCGGCCACTGCCAGATCGCCTGCCATCCCGACAAGGAAGTGCGGAAGCGCCGCCACCGGATAGTCGTGGAGAGCGGCTGTGTCGTCCAGAATCGCGACGGGTCCCTGGAGGCCCTGGCGCCGGAGCGGGCCCGGGAGCGGCTGGCGGAGATGCCCGCGGAGGTCCGGGGCCTTTACGAGGATGCGGGGCGATAG
- a CDS encoding branched-chain amino acid ABC transporter permease, translating to MDLLLHLCVVIAIYSIFAMSLNIEVGYTGLFNFGHVAFLGIGAYTSALLSLAGFPFAFCLMVALAAAGLTGLLLSIPALRLQGDYFGIATLGFGEILRLVFQNEVWLTKGPMGLPGIPKPEMLGVRFESLPEYLGLAAVAALLTYLVLGAVTESPFGRALRAVRDDETAAEILGKNAFAFKTRSFVIGSVFAGLAGVLWAHYTSFVSPSDFTLNETIVVLLIVVLGGKGTRPGPVVGAVALIFLQESLRFLRLPPEWTRYLGPLQQMAFGALLVALMVFRPEGLIREKGRK from the coding sequence ATGGATCTGCTCCTGCACCTGTGCGTCGTCATTGCCATCTATTCGATCTTCGCCATGAGCCTCAACATCGAGGTGGGCTACACGGGGCTGTTCAACTTCGGGCACGTGGCCTTCCTCGGCATCGGCGCCTATACGTCGGCCCTGCTCAGCCTCGCCGGGTTTCCCTTCGCCTTCTGCCTCATGGTGGCCCTCGCGGCGGCGGGCCTCACGGGTCTTCTCCTGAGCATCCCGGCCCTCCGGCTGCAGGGGGATTATTTCGGCATCGCCACCCTGGGCTTCGGGGAGATCCTCCGCCTCGTCTTCCAGAACGAGGTGTGGCTGACCAAGGGACCCATGGGGCTTCCGGGCATTCCGAAACCGGAGATGCTGGGGGTCCGTTTCGAGAGCCTCCCGGAATATCTGGGCCTGGCGGCGGTTGCGGCGCTCCTGACCTACCTGGTTCTGGGGGCGGTGACGGAGAGCCCCTTCGGCCGAGCCCTCCGGGCCGTCCGGGACGACGAGACGGCAGCGGAGATCCTCGGAAAGAACGCCTTCGCCTTCAAGACCCGCTCCTTCGTCATCGGCTCCGTCTTCGCGGGGCTGGCGGGGGTGCTCTGGGCCCATTACACCTCTTTCGTCAGCCCGTCGGACTTCACGCTCAACGAGACAATCGTGGTGCTCCTGATCGTGGTCCTCGGCGGGAAAGGGACCCGCCCGGGGCCCGTGGTGGGAGCCGTCGCCCTCATTTTCCTCCAGGAATCGCTGCGGTTTCTCCGGCTGCCTCCGGAGTGGACGCGGTATCTGGGACCCCTGCAGCAGATGGCCTTCGGGGCGCTTCTGGTGGCCCTGATGGTCTTCCGTCCCGAAGGGCTCATCCGAGAGAAGGGGAGGAAGTGA